TAGTGTTCCGCTACGCCTGGCTCCTATTGCAAACAGAATCAAAGATGGTTTTGATGACATTACTTCAGGCAGTTCACAAAGTGACTGTGCAGCTAAGCCTACCTATCTTCTCTTCTGTGCTGCAATCAAAGAGATGGATGATCTCAAACTAGACCAGGTCAACGAGACTAAATTATTGTTGTGGCGAGATGCAATTAACAATGCCCTCAACCTTCAATTCAATGTGGATTTCGCCATTAAGCACCTCTTTAAAATTGCGCGTGCATATTTTGGTTTCAAAGTGAAGGAAGGGAAAAGCGGTGAAGAGATGCTCAAGCTCAAGAATGTAGATGGGAATATGGAGGTCCCCGAAGCTTGTTTACGTGAAGCTGAATATTTTAGCGGCAAGCCTCTTAGCACCGGTCTGCTCCGTTAGTAATTTTCTACCTAAAGCCATTACCTATGCCACTTATCACTATCAGCTActacctttttcttttgtcatATTTTAAGTCTTTCTATGTTTAATAAACTATCATTTATTCAATGTGTACATCATATATAGCTGGGAACTTTGAAAACCAAGAGTGATGATCATATTGCTATCTTAATACTCATGGTTTCGGTGACACAAATCTTTTTTCATGTAAACCTCAACTTCCAAAACAGGATTCATCAAGGTATATCATTAGGGTAGAGAAGAacaacaatatatttttttataaagagtTCTTTATCGATTGGAACTCCATTATTGAAACCAGTCTCTTAAGGGCCAGTTTAACATTGTTTCTAAGGAATActtttggaataaaaaaaacacaccATTAAACAAGATGCTTTTGAGcttttcaaaagtgtttttggagAAAGAAAAACTTTACAAAAGTGCTTTTGTTTAAAAGTGctttttaatccaaaaacactcTTGAGAAGCAAT
The Gossypium raimondii isolate GPD5lz chromosome 8, ASM2569854v1, whole genome shotgun sequence DNA segment above includes these coding regions:
- the LOC105791972 gene encoding uncharacterized protein LOC105791972 — encoded protein: MKAAKSNTKNTIIMEEGDANISSASKHGKVDDECVESFMEQLKAKVKSEVDYSDFQILEEDLRKDLRMVGRFSVPLRLAPIANRIKDGFDDITSGSSQSDCAAKPTYLLFCAAIKEMDDLKLDQVNETKLLLWRDAINNALNLQFNVDFAIKHLFKIARAYFGFKVKEGKSGEEMLKLKNVDGNMEVPEACLREAEYFSGKPLSTGLLR